The Stygiolobus azoricus genome window below encodes:
- a CDS encoding thermopsin family protease, whose product MNLRLLLTLLLITIFLQDLITFIPISSTHVLTPKVYARDPTYYPIGVSSNGISPSGVKVVVQTNSVMGYAYIGSLSTSGASLQLNVMLVMSSLSNFQEYWIQNVIQFEGSQMRFIDNIWNFTAYGAGLNPAYISGNGQLTTTTTNNGQVVSFYYYSTPYHSFSTPMSLLLFINVSKISDGAEVCIGYEMGGSYVKYDTVIIKLNNINNAYILVAPQLTGNGEQFDVELVWGGFSNGSTATFSAMKSQLAIYYKVTGTNLYSPFPEVYNYGFDTAETSSNIQATLGNNSMVCVTIGNPNPSYLTSYFTPLIPGWTLVTVLSNHYYLVNGYNTTANVPYNTQEPSYGEPYYISYTSPSNITIQLPVLNTTFYRYLPVSKVLNSSSGGSYNTTNNIITLSNGYYQVIVSYIQIPNLFKVTINVPMWGLLNGTPALIKSGEYYYGEVIELPIYNYTIIGPGERELLIPNVTYIVVTTNITIHVTVVLQYLVNIKTEYPLMVEVNGKTFNVTGNHWFNSSSTVVIPPQYYYLSAGVREELVNPTSFIVSQPNINYTASWITQYRLIVNSPLPLYELVNGINMTATHIQWINESSRVIIPPQIYYSSKTERWILTNYLNITMNSPVNFTARFLLQFYVIVPYKALAEVNGSYQNITSGWYNNGTVITVPSKYYYISNDERVVYYIPTPFKITINSSMTITIFSSYQYYVSINRELEGYVNGTLMNITSGWYNNGTTIVFKIAYYDFISPSERIVYSPNITYVIVNKPIIIEVPLVKQFLINVISPYPIKGIVNGMSINFTTGWYDSGLSIYVPVQYYYVNNYSRYVLINNMTITVESPMNFTAIWRLQFYVNASSNYPVLALVDGHLVNLTKGWYFNGSEIQIVSNVTYPINSTVRYAILSVLPSSNFTLTKPTSITVTYYPQYLVTINGQKSWYFKGSEIRLYTTVPFFESVRWNGTYNLPNGAVIIVNKPIVENAVVSINLVNVASVILMIISTLLILFAVIKRR is encoded by the coding sequence TTTTCTCCAAGATCTTATTACGTTCATTCCTATCTCTTCAACACACGTGTTAACCCCTAAGGTTTACGCTAGAGACCCTACCTATTATCCCATTGGAGTCTCATCTAACGGCATTAGTCCCTCTGGGGTTAAAGTAGTAGTTCAGACTAATTCTGTAATGGGTTATGCATATATAGGATCACTATCTACAAGTGGTGCTTCTCTGCAGCTGAATGTGATGTTAGTAATGAGCTCCTTAAGTAACTTCCAAGAGTATTGGATACAGAATGTAATACAATTCGAAGGATCCCAAATGCGTTTCATAGACAATATTTGGAACTTTACAGCATATGGTGCTGGATTAAATCCAGCATATATATCTGGTAATGGCCAATTGACGACAACAACCACAAATAATGGTCAAGTAGTGTCATTTTACTACTATTCAACACCTTATCATTCCTTCTCAACTCCCATGTCATTGTTACTTTTCATAAACGTGTCTAAGATCTCAGATGGGGCAGAGGTTTGTATAGGATATGAGATGGGTGGTTCTTATGTTAAATATGATACCGTGATAATAAAATTAAACAATATCAATAATGCCTATATCTTAGTAGCACCACAATTAACCGGAAACGGAGAGCAATTTGATGTCGAGCTAGTCTGGGGAGGGTTCTCTAACGGGTCTACAGCTACCTTTTCCGCAATGAAATCACAACTAGCTATATATTACAAGGTTACGGGAACTAATTTATACTCACCTTTCCCAGAAGTTTATAATTACGGTTTTGATACTGCAGAAACTTCATCTAACATACAAGCAACCTTGGGTAATAACAGTATGGTCTGTGTGACTATCGGCAATCCAAACCCGTCCTATTTAACAAGCTATTTTACACCTTTGATCCCAGGGTGGACATTAGTTACAGTACTCTCAAACCACTACTACTTGGTTAACGGGTATAATACTACAGCAAATGTACCTTATAACACTCAAGAACCGAGTTACGGAGAGCCCTATTACATATCTTATACCTCACCCTCTAATATTACCATACAACTCCCTGTGCTCAACACAACATTTTACCGCTATTTGCCAGTAAGCAAGGTACTAAATAGTAGTAGTGGTGGTAGTTATAATACTACTAATAACATAATTACTCTGTCAAACGGCTATTATCAAGTGATTGTAAGTTATATCCAAATACCTAACTTATTTAAGGTTACAATTAATGTTCCCATGTGGGGATTATTAAACGGTACTCCCGCACTCATCAAATCTGGTGAATACTATTACGGAGAAGTAATAGAATTACCCATATACAATTACACTATAATAGGACCGGGGGAAAGAGAACTTCTAATTCCTAACGTTACATACATAGTAGTTACGACTAACATAACAATACACGTAACCGTAGTTTTACAGTACTTGGTGAATATTAAGACTGAGTACCCCCTAATGGTTGAAGTCAACGGGAAAACATTTAACGTAACTGGGAACCACTGGTTCAACTCATCTTCAACAGTAGTAATCCCACCACAATATTATTACTTATCAGCGGGTGTGAGAGAGGAATTAGTAAATCCCACCAGCTTCATTGTAAGTCAACCAAACATAAACTACACAGCCTCATGGATAACACAATACAGATTAATAGTAAACTCCCCCCTGCCATTATACGAACTAGTTAATGGGATTAATATGACTGCTACGCACATACAATGGATAAACGAGAGCTCGAGAGTCATCATACCTCCACAAATTTACTACAGCTCGAAAACAGAGAGGTGGATCCTTACTAACTACCTTAACATAACAATGAATTCGCCAGTTAATTTCACAGCGAGATTCTTATTACAGTTCTACGTCATAGTACCTTACAAGGCGTTAGCGGAAGTAAACGGGAGTTACCAGAACATAACCTCAGGATGGTATAATAATGGAACAGTGATAACGGTGCCGAGTAAATACTACTATATTTCAAATGACGAAAGAGTAGTATATTACATCCCAACTCCTTTCAAGATCACTATTAACTCATCTATGACGATCACAATATTCTCTAGTTACCAATACTACGTAAGTATAAACAGAGAGTTAGAAGGGTATGTAAATGGGACTTTAATGAATATTACAAGCGGGTGGTATAATAACGGAACTACTATAGTGTTTAAGATAGCCTATTACGATTTTATTTCACCCAGCGAGAGGATAGTATATTCTCCCAACATTACTTACGTGATCGTCAATAAGCCCATAATCATAGAAGTGCCATTAGTTAAACAGTTCCTTATAAACGTCATTTCTCCATACCCGATAAAAGGCATAGTAAATGGGATGAGCATAAACTTTACTACAGGATGGTACGACTCAGGACTTTCAATATATGTTCCGGTTCAATACTATTACGTTAACAACTATAGCAGGTATGTCCTGATTAATAATATGACAATAACGGTCGAATCTCCCATGAACTTTACAGCTATTTGGAGACTACAGTTCTACGTTAATGCCAGTTCAAATTACCCGGTGTTAGCCCTTGTTGATGGTCACCTCGTCAACTTAACTAAAGGATGGTATTTCAACGGAAGTGAGATACAGATTGTGAGTAATGTAACTTATCCAATAAATAGTACAGTAAGGTATGCTATACTCTCTGTATTACCTTCCTCAAACTTTACATTAACAAAGCCTACCTCAATTACAGTAACTTATTACCCACAATACTTGGTCACGATAAACGGACAGAAGTCATGGTACTTCAAGGGCAGTGAAATAAGGTTATATACTACAGTTCCCTTTTTCGAGAGTGTAAGGTGGAATGGGACATATAATTTACCGAATGGAGCTGTAATCATAGTAAATAAGCCCATAGTGGAAAATGCTGTAGTTTCTATTAATCTAGTCAATGTAGCGTCTGTGATATTAATGATAATCTCCACACTTTTAATATTATTTGCGGTGATTAAAAGAAGATAA